From one Triticum aestivum cultivar Chinese Spring chromosome 4B, IWGSC CS RefSeq v2.1, whole genome shotgun sequence genomic stretch:
- the LOC123092667 gene encoding protein ENDOPLASMIC RETICULUM-ARRESTED PEN3: METSAAGAGRPGGGGKSGTAKQLNVGGKLFALEASSLSLSLSLDPSPTPTFVDRDPALLSAILSAIRAPSSPPAFPARVLLDEALFYGLHAQLLAALSPPPLLGFSASLASTLSPASEPFPTALAAHHDGSLCLAHGAGQLTYYSPALDRLTTFRTHHHRATSIRLLPSSLAVVGSSSSPGLHVYDLLEGWHVASVEWSDPTDLRVLKAKVIAIAARPPADATDTNSPILATFECPHRENCILAIDPVTLKPIQEIGRQSGSAAKSSSPDRLVHLQELGLVFASSVSSGAFGYSGYMRLWDIRSGNVVWETSEPGGSGRSSRFGDPFSDADVDVKQLMLYKVCSKSGDIGAADLRRLDNDPWVYMSSGPKGSGGGHGSVLHCYKSQVFVSRKDGLEVWSRLEEQRDDTCNLPEQRGAKETLDRKGINENSFRSSYVDTEEDSKRGMIEMMEGGGDRLFVTREDMPVVEVWESSRLAGAISLA, from the coding sequence ATGGAGACCAGCGCCGCCGGCGCCGGCCGACCAGGCGGAGGAGGCAAGAGCGGTACGGCGAAGCAGCTAAACGTGGGGGGCAAACTCTTCGCCCTGGAGGcaagctccctctccctctccctgtccCTCGATCCCTCCCCAACCCCAACTTTCGTGGACCGCGACCCCGCGCTCCTCTCCGCGATCCTCTCCGCCATCCGCGcgccctcctccccgccggccttcCCCGCCCGGGTCCTCCTCGACGAGGCCCTCTTCTACGGCCTCCACGCCCAGCTCCTCGCCGCGCTCTCCCCTCCGCCCCTCCTCGGCTTCTCCGCGTCCCTCGCATCCACCCTGTCCCCCGCCTCCGAGCCCTTCCCCACCGCCCTCGCCGCGCACCACGACGGCTCCCTCTGCCTTGCCCACGGCGCCGGCCAGCTCACCTACTACTCCCCGGCGCTGGACCGTCTCACCACCTTCCGTACccaccaccaccgcgccacctccatCAGGCTGCTGCCCTCCAGCCTCGCCGTTGTCGGGTCCAGCTCCTCCCCCGGGCTCCATGTGTACGACCTCCTCGAAGGCTGGCACGTCGCCTCCGTTGAATGGTCAGACCCGACCGACCTACGCGTCCTCAAAGCAAAGGTCATCGCCATCGCCGCCCGTCCTCCTGCTGACGCCACTGACACAAATTCACCGATCCTCGCTACATTCGAGTGCCCACACCGGGAGAACTGCATCCTGGCGATTGACCCTGTAACTCTGAAGCCCATACAGGAGATTGGCCGGCAAAGTGGGAGTGCGGCTAAGTCATCTTCGCCGGATCGACTAGTGCACCTGCAGGAGCTTGGGCTGGTGTTTGCTTCATCTGTGAGCTCGGGCGCATTTGGCTATTCTGGATACATGAGGCTGTGGGACATTCGATCTGGGAATGTGGTCTGGGAGACAAGCGAGCCAGGGGGATCCGGAAGAAGCAGCAGGTTTGGAGATCCATTTTCAGATGCAGACGTGGACGTGAAGCAGCTGATGCTCTACAAGGTGTGCTCAAAATCAGGAGATATTGGAGCTGCAGACCTGAGGCGGCTCGATAACGACCCTTGGGTGTACATGTCATCAGGACCAAAGGGGAGTGGAGGGGGTCATGGCAGTGTTCTGCATTGCTATAAGTCCCAGGTGTTTGTCAGCCGGAAGGATGGATTGGAGGTTTGGTCCAGACTGGAAGAACAACGAGATGACACATGCAACTTGCCGGAGCAACGGGGAGCAAAGGAGACACTTGACAGAAAAGGAATTAATGAAAATAGTTTCAGAAGCAGCTATGTGGATACGGAAGAGGATTCTAAGCGTGGAATGATAGAGATGATGGAAGGCGGCGGAGACCGCTTATTTGTGACCAGAGAAGACATGCCAGTTGTGGAAGTGTGGGAGAGTTCCCGCCTAGCCGGTGCTATCTCTCTGGCATAG
- the LOC123092668 gene encoding uncharacterized protein isoform X2 — MAGGARCRALLRGFLSLFFVMFLHIGHAGCCFSPGSASQQHEEDDAGAASSSSSSKRRKISPLAFSPAVSSSTGVEERAGARRRARHVSSLATSLRCYIHRIFSSAGRKNSVPGGEEQDEAVTTTLSSPLAQSVTQRQASVVLSTPSSPCASPFLSPMSPQSLSVTPLVPCSPLATRQLSRSFAARGDLFPCKVCGEVLSKPQQLELHQAMKHSLSELTHLDSSMNIIRMIFLAGWGLSPPGAGDPPAVSRILRIHHNPRALSRFEEYRDLVRSRAARRCAGASGAVVEERCIADGNERLRFHCATMLCSLGAGVCGSPYCCTCTILRHGFAGKQADVDGIATYSCGWAAHASLPDEVEREFAFLQVRRAMLVCRVVAGRVVRGGDGDGDKVAYDSMVPVPPGGGGRGGEDDAELLVFNPRAVLPCFVIMYGS; from the coding sequence ATGGCGGGCGGTGCTAGGTGCAGAGCCCTGCTGCGCGGCTTCCTGTCGCTTTTCTTTGTCATGTTCCTCCACATTGGCCACGCCGGCTGCTGCTTCTCGCCGGGCTCTGCCTCGCAGCAGCACGAGGAAGACGACGCCGGCgctgccagcagcagcagcagcagcaagaggaGGAAGATATCGCCGCTCGCCTTCTCCCCGGCAGTGTCGTCCTCTACTGGTGTTGAAGAGAGGGCCGGCGCCAGGCGCAGGGCCAGGCACGTCTCGTCTCTCGCCACCAGTCTCCGGTGCTACATACACCGCATCTTCTCCTCCGCCGGGCGTAAGAATTCTGTTCCAGGCGGAGAGGAGCAGGATGAGGCCGTCACGACCACCTTGTCGTCGCCGCTTGCTCAGTCCGTGACGCAGCGTCAGGCgtccgtggtgctctccacgccgTCCTCGCCGTGCGCGTCGCCGTTCCTGTCCCCGATGTCGCCGCAGTCCCTCAGCGTCACTCCGCTCGTGCCGTGCTCGCCGCTGGCGACCAGGCAGCTGTCCAGGTCGTTCGCCGCCCGCGGGGACCTGTTCCCTTGCAAGGTGTGCGGTGAGGTGCTGAGCAAGCCGCAGCAGCTGGAGCTCCACCAGGCGATGAAGCACTCCCTCTCGGAGCTCACCCACCTCGACTCCAGCATGAACATCATCCGCATGATCTTCCTCGCCGGGTGGGGGCTGTCCCCGCCAGGTGCCGGCGATCCCCCGGCTGTCAGTCGCATCCTCAGGATCCACCACAACCCGCGCGCGCTCTCCCGCTTCGAGGAGTACCGGGACCTCGTCCgctcccgcgccgcccgccgctgcgCGGGCGCCAGcggcgcggtggtggaggagcgGTGCATCGCGGACGGCAACGAGCGGCTGCGGTTCCACTGCGCCACCATGCTCTGCTCCCTGGGCGCCGGCGTGTGCGGGAGCCCCTACTGCTGCACCTGCACCATCCTCCGCCACGGGTTTGCGGGGAAGCAGGCGGACGTGGACGGCATCGCCACCTACTCCTGCGGGTGGGCCGCGCACGCGTCGCTGCCCGACGAGGTGGAGCGCGAGTTCGCGTTCCTGCAGGTGCGCCGCGCCATGCTGGTATGCCGCGTCGTGGCGGGACGCGTCGttcgcggcggcgacggcgacggcgacaaggTGGCCTACGACTCCATGGTGCCCGTGccgccgggcggcggcggacgaggggGAGAGGACGACGCCGAGCTGCTGGTGTTCAACCCCCGGGCCGTGCTCCCGTGCTTCGTCATCATGTACGGCAGCTAG
- the LOC123092668 gene encoding uncharacterized protein isoform X1 has translation MDPAEVLNVRFHFGGEFIRIGPSLDYVGGETRMSEIERDKLSLPELKGFLGDHMIVKESMKFHFLLPGRELINGLLFLFDDAGCMKMSDCITDGGVAEVYVEYNGEEDEPEEADSGSDFEGDELEDLMCIGSEEEPDLVITAGDEHDNGNEQSGGARGEILEHIVVPNKDGVITQVISSPLKKNVRSGCASQCSQVVNPTQAYETANDLSQVSEVAQNAAVVARHAAVVPQNATTVSENAAVVSENTAEVGQDVADSSDSEDIEYVPHTDDSGEESEVIELRKHARKFRKKMRDSKRWADTDSTGAVPIELVANVEETVHDMEFESSDEDYSYDEDEDGNMVRRKSKYIRFNPESDIPHFSLGMVFRSKKQLTKAIKRYGLATKRSISFLKSEEHRVRAKCDWPGCPWLLYAAKTSRCHARRRSTYTTQKSSVPTTPI, from the coding sequence ATGGATCCAGCAGAAGTTTTGAATGTCAGATTCCACTTTGGGGGCGAGTTCATACGGATTGGTCCATCGCTTGATTATGTGGGTGGAGAGACTAGAATGTCGGAGATTGAGCGGGACAAGCTCTCGTTGCCGGAGCTGAAAGGCTTTTTAGGAGATCATATGATAGTGAAGGAGAGCATGAAGTTCCATTTTTTGTTGCCTGGCAGAGAGTTGATAAATGGATTGCTTTTCTTATTTGATGATGCTGGTTGCATGAAGATGTCTGACTGCATTACAGATGGAGGGGTTGCTGAAGTATATGTGGAGTATAATGGTGAGGAGGATGAACCAGAGGAAGCAGATAGTGGCTCTGATTTTGaaggagatgagcttgaggacCTAATGTGCATTGGCAGTGAAGAAGAGCCTGATTTAGTTATCACTGCAGGAGATGAGCATGACAATGGAAATGAACAGAGTGGTGGTGCAAGAGGAGAGATACTTGAACATATAGTTGTTCCTAACAAAGATGGTGTGATCACACAAGTGATAAGCAGTCCTTTGAAGAAAAATGTGAGAAGTGGTTGTGCCAGTCAGTGTTCTCAAGTTGTTAATCCAACTCAAGCCTATGAAACAGCAAATGATCTGTCCCAAGTTTCTGAAGTTGCACAAAATgctgcagtagttgcacggcatgCTGCTGTAGTTCCACAAAATGCTACTACAGTTTCTGAAAATGCTGCAGTAGTTTCTGAAAATACTGCAGAAGTTGGACAAGATGTTGCAGATTCATCTGACTCAGAGGACATTGAGTATGTGCCACATACAGATGACAGTGGGGAAGAATCAGAGGTAATTGAGCTGAGAAAGCATGCAAGAAAATTTAGGAAAAAGATGAGAGATTCCAAGAGGTGGGCTGATACAGATTCAACTGGGGCAGTGCCTATTGAGCTGGTCGCAAATGTGGAGGAGACTGTACATGATATGGAATTTGAATCATCTGATGAGGACTACTCatatgatgaagatgaagatgggaACATGGTCAGGAGGAAGAGCAAGTATATTAGGTTTAACCCAGAATCTGACATTCCACACTTTAGTCTAGGAATGGTTTTTAGAAGTAAGAAGCAATTAACCAAAGCTATAAAGAGGTATGGACTTGCTACCAAAAGGAGCATTTCTTTCTTAAAATCTGAGGAGCATAGAGTTAGAGCAAAGTGTGATTGGCCTGGGTGTCCATGGTTGTTGTATGCAGCAAAAACAAGTAGGTGTCATGCGCGTCGCCGTTCAACCTACACTACACAGAAGTCCAGTGTACCGACGACCCcgatctga